The Corylus avellana chromosome ca8, CavTom2PMs-1.0 genome has a segment encoding these proteins:
- the LOC132189212 gene encoding disease resistance protein RPP13-like — MEATGLLTPVVQYMVQLVDEQARLVGGVKAEVTSLQVELDFISNYLDTSGGKRKEHPISKVVIGQIRKKAYEAEDVIDTFILDTSNHTRRNMVEKMIHGSNHAKKLLDLARRIESLNKEINQIFDSRTKYAGEGAEASGGADSEEALHRRRKEVEKDDVEGFDNNLMAMEKLFSANGAELDVISIIGMGGLGKTTLARKIYHTTDFRSRFPRRAWIDVSQLDKTKELLLKILKEMPIPDELRRNLEGMGEDELKETLSKYLKGEKYLVVMDDIWKTDFWDEVRSVFPNNSNGSRILITSRNKDVVFKASHTPPYILPFLNKDESWKLFHKKVFRGGKCCLKLEPLARELAEACRGLPLSIVVLGGILANEKQELLTWSKFIGVNRHLTRCKDILALSYTHLPQYLKPCFLYLGAYPEDFEISVRQLINLWIAEGFIQHTHNMDTEDVAENYFEQLINRSLIQVASWRTDRRSAKTCRIHDLLRDLCLSHSAEEKFLEVRTEVNHLVANKSRRLSVQGSIDSYISSNPSHSILPRSLLFLGQETNDFDQNHSNHWTWVHKNFKLVRVLNFGCVNLSIPPTPSIGKFFHLRYLGIKSDALKVIPTSICNLTNLETLDMKGTFLNRLPKGIWMMRRLRKLYMSGPVSFPNNLDPDIKALWNLQVLSTVSLTPQNVGLIVKAELANIRKLGICFASDDSNNEVVLKSLIDLPHLHTLKIISCSERPGFPISFSSKITKITLREVTFDDSGFMKVLGELPGLLIMKLQRICLCSRNYLEVIEGSFPRLEVMKLENLQTKEWKQEKGALSCLKHLVIKECTELTVLPSELCSLHALRDVDVLRSSIESVITLQNLQKNLGFNLLIDPLPGDNFYQ; from the coding sequence ATGGAGGCAACCGGTCTCCTTACTCCCGTCGTACAGTACATGGTCCAGCTAGTCGATGAGCAAGCAAGACTCGTTGGTGGAGTGAAGGCTGAAGTCACTTCACTTCAGGTGGAGCTCGATTTCATATCTAACTACCTGGATACGTCCGGGGGCAAGCGGAAGGAGCATCCCATATCGAAGGTGGTAATCGGCCAAATCAGGAAGAAGGCTTACGAGGCTGAGGATGTAATCGACACTTTCATCCTCGACACCTCAAATCACACCAGGAGGAACATGGTGGAGAAGATGATCCATGGGTCTAACCACGCAAAAAAGCTTCTCGATCTAGCAAGGAGGATAGAAAGCCTCAACAAAGAAATCAATCAAATCTTCGACAGTAGAACGAAGTACGCCGGTGAAGGAGCTGAAGCTAGTGGAGGTGCAGATTCCGAAGAGGCATTGCACAGACGTAGGAAAGAAGTCGAAAAAGATGACGTGGAAGGCTTCGATAACAACTTAATGGCAATGGAGAAGCTTTTTAGTGCGAACGGTGCTGAGCTTGATGTCATTTCAATCATCGGCATGGGTGGTTTGGGGAAAACAACTCTTGCCAGAAAAATCTACCACACAACTGACTTCAGGAGTCGCTTCCCACGCCGTGCATGGATCGATGTATCTCAACTTGACAAAACTAAAGAGCTgttgcttaaaattttgaaggaaatGCCAATACCAGATGAGTTGAGAAGAAATCTCGAAGGCATGGGGGAGGATGAATTGAAAGAGACGTTGTCCAAATACTTGAAAGGGGAAAAGTACCTAGTAGTCATGGATGACATCTGGAAAACTGATTTTTGGGATGAGGTAAGATCTGTATTTCCTAATAACTCTAATGGAAGTAGAATATTGATCACTAGTCGTAATAAAGATGTGGTTTTCAAGGCAAGTCATACTCCTCCTTACATTCTTCCATTTCTCAATAAAGATGAAAGCTGGAAACTCTTTCATAAGAAGGTGTTTCGAGGAGGAAAATGTTGTCTCAAGTTAGAGCCTCTGGCGAGAGAACTAGCAGAAGCCTGTCGTGGCTTACCGCTTTCAATTGTTGTATTAGGGGGCATTTTAGCAAACGAAAAGCAGGAATTGCTAACATGGTCGAAATTTATCGGGGTAAATCGCCACCTTACTCGATGTAAAGACATACTTGCCTTGAGCTATACTCACCTGCCTCAGTACTTGAAGCCGTGCTTTTTGTATCTTGGTGCATATCCCGAAGACTTTGAGATTTCTGTAAGGCAATTGATCAACCTATGGATAGCTGAGGGTTTCATACAACACACTCACAATATGGATACGGAGGATGTTGCTGAAAACTACTTTGAACAGCTCATTAATCGAAGCTTGATTCAAGTAGCTAGCTGGAGGACAGACAGAAGATCAGCAAAGACATGTCGTATACATGATCTTCTACGAGATCTTTGCTTATCTCATAGCGCAGAAGAGAAGTTTCTTGAGGTCCGTACGGAAGTTAACCATTTAGTTGCCAACAAATCCCGCAGACTTTCCGTCCAAGGTAGCATTGATTCATATATTTCTTCAAACCCTTCTCACTCTATATTGCCCCGTTCTTTGTTGTTTCTCGGCCAAGAGACGAATGATTTTGATCAAAACCACAGTAACCACTGGACATGGGTCCACAAAAACTTCAAGTTGGTTCGGGTGCTTAATTTTGGATGTGTAAATCTCTCCATTCCTCCGACCCCAAGCATAGGAAAATTTTTCCATTTGAGGTATTTGGGTATAAAATCTGATGCATTAAAAGTTATTCCAACTTCCATTTGCAACCTCACGAATCTAGAAACGCTGGACATGAAAGGCACTTTTCTGAATCGTTTGCCAAAAGGGATATGGATGATGCGGCGCTTAAGGAAACTATATATGTCTGGGCCGGTGAGTTTTCCTAACAATTTAGACCCAGACATTAAAGCTCTGTGGAACCTTCAAGTCCTTTCCACTGTATCTCTTACGCCACAAAATGTGGGTCTAATTGTCAAGGCCGAGCTTGCTAATATAAGGAAATTAGGAATATGTTTTGCGTCTGACGATAGCAACAACGAAGTAGTTTTGAAAAGTCTCATCGACTTGCCTCATCTTCACACATTGAAAATTATAAGTTGTTCAGAGCGTCCTGGTTTTCCGATTTCATTTTCGTCGAAAATCACCAAAATAACTTTACGAGAAGTGACCTTCGATGACAGTGGCTTCATGAAAGTGCTAGGCGAACTTCCCGGTCTTCTGATTATGAAACTACAAAGAATATGCTTGTGTTCTAGGAATTACCTCGAAGTGATTGAAGGTTCATTCCCTCGACTCGAAGTCATGAAATTGGAAAATTTGCAAACTAAAGAATGGAAACAGGAGAAAGGCGCATTGTCATGTCTAAAGCATTTGGTTATCAAAGAATGCACTGAGTTGACCGTCCTCCCTTCGGAACTCTGTAGTTTGCATGCTTTGCGCGATGTGGATGTCTTACGGAGCAGCATAGAATCAGTAATTACGCTTCAAAATTTACAGAAGAATCTTGGGTTCAATCTATTGATCGATCCTCTTCCAGGTGACAACTTCTATCAATGA